The following are encoded together in the Diachasmimorpha longicaudata isolate KC_UGA_2023 chromosome 3, iyDiaLong2, whole genome shotgun sequence genome:
- the LOC135160001 gene encoding uncharacterized protein LOC135160001 → MTSLPCIIFLLLFGVLVIEGRYQQTKPGCRYDGKRYQESSSVNTSEPCLHCSCYQGSLRCRLRVCPRIPNPLPSGCTTRIPHENACCAELICDDYHKREISRMRNAQLDLKNGGCVWDGVHYAPGSAMMGSRRCEYCYCISGERRCVRPKCLLPLRGCTPLYAPYSCCPVAYNCTHSFQHSISLSANGCKIGNRCYEEGEMVRDIEWKTMCENCFCAMGGIRCVPLACAPPLQGCTPIVREGHCCPSTYNCSGSIAMKSKQNFASYAFISKDYAKFRKETNFLLPSESQYSTIEGRSHREHDDLRTTQEPLEDDSTISPLDVTSSTVTYETETMDNEIPTESMDYPKSTASAESITQSWTSSDEAIETSSTIEISTGSGNTTIDYRLTTVIDYTLMNEDGSDVVVRTESLLPESVTRVHSPSLEMKTKSRENMENFERNVTTEYPEILFQTTFGKVGGNVRGDVKEAVVMPGDILVMNVTLKTNVSVEMVQKITGNPVRPLPPDVERIVNITDRKKGQDYEEYDYSEPTLPPSLPNVRIIPFVAADALVKDKESTSPVTAYPLGSVGVPPELRPSDVSVVGSSGNFYDIVTQENRFSPPVETEGGFVPREPSYFDSPYHSTDLNLEIGTGVTVFPADITNPHRKNDDITTECLLEGRPYHHGELLPSSGHCIICICYYGEISCSDEKCSPVKFGCQRIPDDSKCCGKIICGSNAEESPTVVLDRDDLKSPLNIERTSFDPFRDVIRTEPAPDLPSLIEDMIPYLEHRITIPATTPLSFEPQMSLAQSNFKDKTVNKIEDVVITTEDPKNSPQTLPPGTDDKNLRVSNNSWTHHNEEALLSFDSVLDMFFPDTTLPPKSSTTASMSADSSTVENKLSSRIKNQTPKEEIIVGGEEIFLDNRSDPSKDFSSGGLTMPMISENVTLKNSGELSEDANGGDQNDKENLSVGGLLKLAGCNIYGRMYRVGRIIVELSTPCLECRCTDLGVQCKQLEC, encoded by the exons GCTGCCGATATGATGGTAAACGCTACCAGGAGTCCTCATCGGTAAATACAAGTGAGCCCTGTCTCCACTGCTCATGCTACCAGGGCTCCCTAAGATGTCGTTTACGTGTCTGTCCACGTATACCAAATCCACTGCCATCTGGCTGTACAACAAgaattccccatgagaatgcATGCTGTGCTGAGCTCATTTGCGATGATTACC ATAAGAGAGAAATATCACGGATGAGAAATGCTCAGCTCGACCTCAAAAATGGtg GATGCGTTTGGGATGGAGTTCATTATGCGCCTGGCTCGGCTATGATGGGCTCACGTAGGTGTGAATATTGTTACTGCATATCTGGTGAGCGTAGGTGCGTCAGACCAAAGTGTCTATTGCCATTACGGGGATGCACCCCACTTTACGCTCCGTATTCCTGCTGTCCAGTCGCCTATAATTGCACTC ATTCATTCCAACATTCAATTTCACTGTCGGCAAATGGTTGTAAAATTGGTAATCGGTGTTATGAAGAGGGAGAAATGGTACGTGACATTGAATGGAAGACAATGTGTGAAAATTGCTTTTGCGCTATGGGCGGTATTCGGTGTGTTCCACTTGCATGCGCACCACCTCTACAGGGATGCACACCGATAGTACGTGAAGGACATTGTTGTCCATCGACCTACAACTGCA GCGGAAGCATTGCAATGAAATCGAAGCAGAACTTCGCTTCGTACGCGTTTATCAGTAAAGATTACGCGAAATTTCGAAAGGAGACAAATTTTTTACTGCCGAGTGAGTCCCAATACTCGACCATCGAAGGGAGGTCCCATCGTGAACATGACGATTTACGTACAACTCAGGAACCACTTGAGGATGACTCAACGATATCTCCGCTCGATGTAACATCGTCCACAGTCACTTATGAGACTGAGACGATGGATAACGAGATTCCCACCGAGAGTATGGATTATCCCAAGTCAACCGCGTCAGCAGAGAGCATCACCCAATCTTGGACAAGCAGTGATGAAGCTATCGAGACATCTAGTACCATTGAAATCTCAACTGGCTCTGGTAACACGACTATTGATTATCGATTGACAACTGTCATTGATTACACACTGATGAACGAGGATGGGTCTGATGTAGTGGTGAGAACAGAAAGTTTATTGCCAGAATCCGTTACCAGAGTTCATAGTCCAAGTctggaaatgaaaacaaaatctaGGGAAAATATGGAAAACTTCGAGAGAAATGTAACTACGGAATATCCGGAGATTCTTTTTCAAACAACTTTTGGAAAAGTTGGGGGGAACGTCAGAGGAGATGTCAAAGAAGCTGTTGTCATGCCTGGAGATATTCTCGTTATGAATGTCACACTGAAGACGAATGTCTCCGTGGAAATGGTCCAGAAAATTACGGGAAATCCGGTGAGGCCTCTGCCACCTGATGTTGAGAGGATCGTCAACATCACTGATCGGAAGAAGGGACAGGACTATGAAGAGTACGATTATAGTGAGCCCACACTGCCCCCTTCTTTGCCAAATGTCAG AATCATTCCATTTGTCGCAGCAGACGCTCTTGTGAAAGATAAAGAATCAACATCACCAGTAACAGCTTATCCCCTGGGCTCAGTAGGCGTTCCACCAGAGCTAAGACCAAGTGACGTGTCCGTCGTTGGTAGTTCTGGCAATTTCTACGACATAGTTACCCAGGAGAATCGTTTCAGTCCACCAGTAGAAACTGAAG GGGGATTTGTGCCGAGAGAGCCATCGTATTTTGATAGCCCATATCACTCGACAGATTTGAATCTTGAAATTGGCACTGGGGTGACAGTCTTCCCTGCTGACATAACGAATCCTCATCGGAAAAACGATG ACATTACGACGGAGTGCCTTTTAGAGGGACGTCCATATCATCATGGGGAATTATTACCCAGCAGTGGCCACTGCATCATCTGCATCTGTTATTACGGAGAAATCTCCTGCTCCGATGAAAAATGTTCGCCCGTAAAATTCGGGTGTCAGAGAATCCCGGACGACAGCAAATGTTGCGGTAAAATTATTTGcg GCTCGAACGCCGAAGAATCTCCCACAGTGGTATTGGACCGAGACGATTTAAAATCACCTCTGAATATAGAGCGGACTTCCTTCGATCCCTTCCGGGACGTGATTCGCACCGAACCAGCCCCAGATTTGCCTTCGCTCATCGAAGATATGATTCCCTACCTCGAGCACAGAATAACCATCCCCGCCACCACTCCCCTCTCCTTCGAGCCCCAAATGTCGTTGGCCCAGTCCAATTTCAAGGATAAGACTGTGAATAAAATCGAGGATGTTGTCATCACAACTGAAGATCCAAAAAATTCACCGCAAACACTCCCTCCGGGTACAGATGATAAAAATCTTAGAGTCTCCAACAATTCCTGGACGCATCACAACGAAGAAGCCCTTCTTTCATTCGATTCTGTGCTGGACATGTTTTTTCCTGATACCACTCTACCACCAAAGAGCAGTACGACTGCATCGATGAGCGCTGATAGTTCaacagttgaaaataaattatcttcaaggataaaaaatcaaaccCCGAAGGAGGAAATCATTGTCGGTGgggaggaaatatttttagataaTAGGAGTGACCCATCGAAAGACTTTTCATCCGGGGGATTGACAATGCCAATGATATCTGAAAATGTAAcgttgaaaaattctggtgagTTGAGCGAGGATGCAAATGGAGGGGATCAAAATGACAAGGAAAATCTGTCTGTTGGTGGGTTATTGAAGCTGGCTGGTTGCAATATCTATGGGCGCATGTATCGAGTTGGTAGGATAATTGTGGAGCTCTCGACGCCGTGCCTCGAGTGCCGTTGCACTGATCTTGGGGTGCAGTGTAAACAGCTCGAGTGTTGA
- the LOC135160002 gene encoding protein rhomboid isoform X3: MDAEAALLVTSPTLSTISSDQTDPRYTDRESPYSADSPITAKPVFRKIREEEITPKPTPRHSLLPRKPEFRIRPPYLMICISIIEITVHCLSDDGALRRWLVYDPRQRIQGWRFVSYMLLHSNALHLSLNVVIQMVLAAPLEVEQGKLAVATIYLGGGICGALGASLLQPSLYLVGASAGVYALLTSHLAHLYLCHGELRYASWRLVTVLLLAGADVASLPVPALLGCGRVGWAAHIAGALAGPLLGLAVFPKQSKKDSRGRRFVRFVRFLSAISVMLLIIGAILGNVYLIALPQLHKPS; encoded by the exons ATGGACGCGGAAGCTGCTCTGCTGGTGACATCACCCACACTCTCAACCATTTCCTCCGATCAAACTGATCCGAGATACACGGATCGTGAATCCCCATATTCAGCCGACTCACCAATCACAGCAAAACCGGTATTCAGGAAGATCAGAGAGGAGGAGATTACACCAAAGCCGACACCCAGACACTCGCTGCTGCCGAGAAAGCCAGAATTTCGGATACGACCGCCATACCTTATGATATGCATCAGCATCATCGAG ATCACTGTTCACTGCCTGAGTGATGATGGTGCACTTCGCAGATGGCTAGTCTACGATCCAAGACAGCGCATACAAGGCTGGCGATTCGTATCATACATGTTGCTACACTCAAATGCACTTCACTTGTCCCTGAACGTTGTCATTCAGATGGTATTAGCAGCTCCACTGGAG GTGGAACAGGGGAAATTGGCAGTGGCAACAATTTATCTTGGTGGTGGTATTTGCGGTGCCCTAGGAGCATCTTTATTACAGCCGAGTCTCTATCTTGTTGGAGCATCTGCAGGCGTTTACGCTCTACTTACCAGTCATCTGGCACACCTCTATCTG TGTCACGGTGAGCTACGATATGCCAGTTGGCGTCTGGTAACTGTTCTACTTCTTGCTGGTGCGGATGTTGCATCGTTACCCGTACCAGCATTGCTCGGATGTGGACGGGTTGGTTGGGCAGCGCATATCGCTGGTGCCCTGGCAGGACCGCTACTTGGATTAGCCGTATTCCCGAAACAAAGCAAAAAGGATTCGCGCGGTCGTAGATTTGTACGattcgttagatttttaagtGCTATTAGTGTTATGCTATTGATTATTGGGGCAATACTGGGTAATGTATATCTCATCGCACTGCCACAATTGCATAAACCCTCCTGA
- the LOC135160002 gene encoding protein rhomboid isoform X2 produces the protein MSVKMDAEAALLVTSPTLSTISSDQTDPRYTDRESPYSADSPITAKPVFRKIREEEITPKPTPRHSLLPRKPEFRIRPPYLMICISIIEITVHCLSDDGALRRWLVYDPRQRIQGWRFVSYMLLHSNALHLSLNVVIQMVLAAPLEVEQGKLAVATIYLGGGICGALGASLLQPSLYLVGASAGVYALLTSHLAHLYLCHGELRYASWRLVTVLLLAGADVASLPVPALLGCGRVGWAAHIAGALAGPLLGLAVFPKQSKKDSRGRRFVRFVRFLSAISVMLLIIGAILGNVYLIALPQLHKPS, from the exons gtgtcaaaATGGACGCGGAAGCTGCTCTGCTGGTGACATCACCCACACTCTCAACCATTTCCTCCGATCAAACTGATCCGAGATACACGGATCGTGAATCCCCATATTCAGCCGACTCACCAATCACAGCAAAACCGGTATTCAGGAAGATCAGAGAGGAGGAGATTACACCAAAGCCGACACCCAGACACTCGCTGCTGCCGAGAAAGCCAGAATTTCGGATACGACCGCCATACCTTATGATATGCATCAGCATCATCGAG ATCACTGTTCACTGCCTGAGTGATGATGGTGCACTTCGCAGATGGCTAGTCTACGATCCAAGACAGCGCATACAAGGCTGGCGATTCGTATCATACATGTTGCTACACTCAAATGCACTTCACTTGTCCCTGAACGTTGTCATTCAGATGGTATTAGCAGCTCCACTGGAG GTGGAACAGGGGAAATTGGCAGTGGCAACAATTTATCTTGGTGGTGGTATTTGCGGTGCCCTAGGAGCATCTTTATTACAGCCGAGTCTCTATCTTGTTGGAGCATCTGCAGGCGTTTACGCTCTACTTACCAGTCATCTGGCACACCTCTATCTG TGTCACGGTGAGCTACGATATGCCAGTTGGCGTCTGGTAACTGTTCTACTTCTTGCTGGTGCGGATGTTGCATCGTTACCCGTACCAGCATTGCTCGGATGTGGACGGGTTGGTTGGGCAGCGCATATCGCTGGTGCCCTGGCAGGACCGCTACTTGGATTAGCCGTATTCCCGAAACAAAGCAAAAAGGATTCGCGCGGTCGTAGATTTGTACGattcgttagatttttaagtGCTATTAGTGTTATGCTATTGATTATTGGGGCAATACTGGGTAATGTATATCTCATCGCACTGCCACAATTGCATAAACCCTCCTGA